The genomic segment TTCGGAACATTCTTGGGGAGTATCTTTTTCAAATCTCCCCTCAACTTAAAGTTGGGTGTTAATAGTCATTCATTCTGTAGCTTTCACATAAAAGAGCAGGACAGAGTAGGAAGGCTGCCAGGGTGAGTCCTAATTTTTATAAGAGCTGTGTGACTCTGGACAAGTTACTTAAACGTATTGAATCTCAGCTTATTGGGACAGTGAGGTACAAGAGCACAAGCATGTTCTTCATGTAGAGAATATGTGAATGACAAACCATCATGAATATAGCATAGATCTGGCCCTTACCAGGTATTCAACAAATATTGGACGGACTAGCAAAACCTCCCGCCTCTCCCAGTTCATTTATGCACTCAGACCCcaagtttatttttagaaaaaaaaagtaaggtttATTGAAATTTCAAGCTacatttgaaaaatcaaaatccaAATCCTGGAGATATACAGCAGGATAAGGTGTCAGAAAGTGTTCACTGTCACAGAACCTCCTTACACAAGCTTCCTGGGTACATTTTCCAGGCCCCAATTGCTCCTCTCGTCTACCACAGGACTCCATCCTTGATTAACCCCAAAGTTTCCcacaagaacttaaaaaaaagaaaaacaaaaaacaaaaacaaacaaacaaaaaacaacccaaaacttaaaacaaatgtGAAGTCCAAAATGATCTTCTCTCAACCCCATTCTATGTAGTCAGCACCAATGAATGGTGGGTTTGGCATTCAAAAGAGGACTTCATGTCTTCAGTGGACAGATCAGGGAGGGCTGCAGCAGCAAGGCATCTGTGGCCGCATTGTGAGGCtggtctcctctccctcccttatATCTTAAGTCTTATTTACTCTAAAAGACAAACTGGATCAATTTGGTAAATTAGCACAGTCAACAACTTAGCTTTAAGAGATAAGAGACCAGTCAGTACTCCCAAAGCTGGTTAGGCCCTTCAacatgtaggtgtatgtgtatatgtatacatcacTACACTAAGATATAGATCTAGCCCTATGGGTATATATACGCATTTATggctatatagaaaaactatGCCAATACTAACCAAACAGAACTTTATAAGCAGTCATCCCAAAGCTTTAACCCCACACTGGGCTGTGCACAAAGCCATGCATTATACAATATTAACCAACAGAAGGCTGATTTGGCTCAATCtctcccatctctgcccctttctggaaaagacagaggagaagagagaggttgCTTCTGCTTAAAACACAAGTGGCTTCTTCATAGGAACAGTCGTTGTCAGGTGAAGCTGTGGAAGATGTCCATGGAAATGAAAAAACAGACCCCTTATACTTTCTGGAGCACACTGGCATCACATCTCAAAACTACTTTCTCCTTGGCCAGCTGTAACTAAGTTGCCCAGGCCCTGGGAGCCCCCAGGGCCCGATGACATGACAGGCTCACTGGCTTGGGGTTACTAGGCCCCATGCAACTCAGTCTCCAGAGACCTGCTCTTTGTCAGGGGTCTGTCACTGGAGTGGACCCAGATGGGCATGTCCTTGGGACATCTCTTGGCACCAGCTATGTTAGGTGTAAAGTTCTCCACATGAGATGACGCTTGGGGAGCCAaaaaacaaactggaaagaacTAGGTAGAACAAGATGTGGCTCTGCCCACCCTAAGGACAGAGCCACTTACACCGCAGAACCACCAGGGGCTTCTGGGGTTTCTGGGGTTTCTGGGGCTTCAGGTGCTGGCTCTTCGGGGCTCAGTCGGGACTGGAACTTTTCCAGTTGCTCTGGGCTTGCCAGCGTCTTCAGGAGGGTATTTTCACGCTCCAGCTGGGAGTTCTTCTCAACCAGCTCACGAATCTGCTCCTTTAGGatttccacctcctctctcacagCATACATCAGATGATTCTTCACTAGATCCTGCCATGGAACAAAGCTATTTGTTAGCCATCACGGCCCGTCCGCAGCACTGTCACCAATGCTACCAATCTGCTGAACTGGCCTTTATGCCACCATCATGCAGCCTTCCTACAGTATATTGTGCCTGAAGGTCAATTCTTCACACTTTCTTTTCCAAAGCACTTAAGACTCTTGCTCAGGATTTGTGCCATACCAGGGTTGGGAGCCCAGCTTTGTTCCAGACAGGTTCCCTCGAAGTTGTTAATGACTTTCAAGTCTGACTAGGTAAGAGCTCTTTTAGTTTGCCCTGGTGCTCGCAAAAATCTGGGGTAAGCCTATGGTGCACTCCATATTGTTAGTCTGCTTTACAAATATTCTCCAAGAATATgaaattggttttttttcccccgagacagggtttctctgtgtagccctggctgtcctggaactcactctgtagaccaggctggccttgagctcagaaatccacctgcctctgcctcccaagtgctgggattaaaggtgtgcgccaccactgcccagcctgaataTGAAATTGTTATTTCGTCTATTTTGGCATTTCCTCCTCTGCACATAACCCAGTACACTGAGTCACAGTTGTCTTGCAGACTCAGACAGGGCACAGGAACCTTGTTCTGGGGAGGGACAGAGCTTGCTCTATACCCTTTGAATCTACTGAGGGATAGGGAATTGTGACATTAAGATTTATAGCACAGTCTAAGAACTTCTCACTGAAACAAGTCTCAAGCTTCTGCAGCATTTTAGCTGCTTGGTGGAGTATAACCCTTACCTAGTCAGAACCGGGCCAGCAAAAGGGTGGGGtgccttgctttctgtttcctcccaACTCCTGACCCTAGCCCAGGTTCTGCAGAGGCACTGCAGTGCAACTGCATCCAAGGAGCTCAGGTCCCTGCCAACTGCAGAAGGTAGACAAATTCAGGAGTCATAGCTCTCCCCCTGCACCGTTTAGGAGGGAGCCAGAGGCTGCTGTAAAGCCCTGGGATGGACTAGTGAAAAGGGAGTATCCTACTAGTTGTATTCTAAGGTCTCCAATGAGGATGGGAAGCTAGCAGTTATTTTCTTTAGGGCCCTGGCTAAACACTTTTGCATCCATGTCCTTAGATCCATCCAGACCTGTTCAGAGTTACATAAGCTAAGTCAGAGGGCAGCAATGACACACAGATGCTACTCACCATGGCCTGCTCAATCTTGTTGTCTAGGGCCACCACACTGGCTCCGGAGGCACTGCAAAGACAAAAAGCATAGCCACCTATTAGTCACTCTAAGTATAAAAGACAGCTGTGGCTGAAGTCGTCCATCTGCCTAgggtcttcctctctctgcctccctggtctAAAGTCCAGACACTTTAGTCTTTAGGTCCCTCTCCAGCCCTTGCAGGAAGCTGCACTTTCCCCAACCCCCATAAGCCTGGTGAGGGCTCCGCCCTGAGTTCCAAAGGATTGGAGCCTCGAGGTTTCTGGGGCTCCCTGGCCTGAGAGGCCTTCTTTTGAGCGATTTGCAAACAATGGATTCGCGCCCAAGGGAAGTCCCTACTGCGGGCCCCAAAGGTCCCAGGCAAACCTACCGAACTCCGAACCCAACTAGGAATTCCTTCTCGATTTAGAAGCTTCCGgccttctcccttccccagccTTGCTTAGCTCACCGGCCCTCTGACTTCCCGGCTGCAGCTGCTGTTTTTCACCGCGCAGCAGCCGCAGAGACGCTCAGCTGGCGGATCCCTGCGCGGAGGTGACCCCCCCTTTCTGCGTCCCCCTACCCCCGCCCCTTCCCAGGATGCTACTCCGCGGGGAACAGGGACCAGCAAGGCTAGCTAGCTAGCTCTGAGAGATCCACTTCAGTGCCCAGCCCCCGCAGGCTCCCTGGTTCACTTTAGCGCTCGAGCTAGGGCCAGTGGTTACCTGTTATCCAGTTTAACGGAAACCACATCCCCTccaagcagagaagagaagaaggagatggagaaattgTGCAGCTGATAGACCGCCACCTCCATGGGGGTCTGATACATTTCGGTGTTCATGATTCGGGTTGCCCGGGAGCTGTGGTTGGTTTGAGTGGCTGCAGGCGAGCCGCTTTGGGATAGGCTCTGGCGCTGCAGTCAGGCCCTGGAGCAAGGAGTAGGCTGCAGTGCAGACCCTGAGACAGGTAGGCACTTCCAAGTTGGAGTTGAAGGGAAGTGACTCCAGGGGTGTCACCTAGTgtggcacaaactccacagccgcCAGTCCAACCCAGACTCAGAGATAATTTCGGCTCCTGCTTCTTTATATAGGAGGAGCCAGCTGCGTCACATGGCGTCAGGGGCCATGCAAATGAGTCCTGTACTGGGCTTTGTGGCCCAGTTAAACCACATCCCCTCCCTGAACCTTAGTCAGGGACTGTAAACAGTTCAGCACTTTCTTGTGCCAATTGGCATTTCCAAAGAGGACTTTGGAGGCTGGTAAAAACCAAACCGGAGCCGATttctagagaaagaagaaaggctctAACAAGAGGTAGAAAGCATTCAGCAGAGGGCGGTACTGCATTTTAAAGCTCTTCGGGTGCCAGTCAGCATGCTCTAACTGGCTCTGCAGTGCTCTCCAGTCACTCCAAATGCCTACTCCAACCATTTTTCACTTTCTCCAGCCAGCTAAGCCCTCAGTCAATCTCCTTCCTTGGAAACAGACTTTCCCTCTGCATGTTCACTCACTGAGAAACGCAACTGTCCCCTCACCTAGCCAGAAGCTTACCCAGCCTGGTCCAAAATCTAGAACCCACTCAATCCATCTCTTCCTTGAAAAGCACAGTTATGGGAATAATGGGTGGTCTGCATGAGATATAGGACGGACACATAGTAGGGAGCAGTGGATAGATGAAAGGATATTGAAAGCTGACAGGGTACTGGAGTTGGCAATGGAGTGACAACAGATACCAGTCTTTTTCTCTTTGGTCTCTCTATCCTACTCTGCCAAGAAAATACATTCAACACCATCACCTGAGAGCTCttgtccttatttatttttatctcccgTGTATGGGTCTTTTGCTGGTATGAATGACTGTGCACCACATGAGTGCCTTGTTGgattctctgggactggagttacaggaggttgtgagccaagCCCGCAACAATCGACccagtcctctgggagaacagccagtgctcttgctGCTGAgccacttccttctctctttccctctttcttttcttcctttctttctagacagggtctatctacgtagttcaggctggcctctaatcaCAAGTcttctaaatgctaggattataggctaTAGCAACATGatttcactattttttaaaagcaaatttttgctacttttaaaaataaacagcaagctgaaaagaaaattacaatcCAAAGTGACATATAAACTGTCTCAGGAAAATCGTTTCCTGTGATAATGTAACAGTGTAAACAGGAGCCCGAAGAAAGCAAGACTTAGGATTTCTCTAGGTGTTCCCAAACTGAGAACCCTAAAGTACTGACACCAAGGGAGACATGCCTCCCACGAATCTCAAAGTGCTGATAACAGTTCCATTTACATGTGCAtactttctggttttctttcaatttttgttttattattcctaTTAAGTATGAAATAATGAATGGTACAGGGAATCCAAAGAGAAACTCAATCCCAGGGGGACAGTTtgccaaaatataaataaacccaTTTTATTTaccagtttctgttttctctagaaTCTAAGGAAACTAAGGTGATATTTTTAGACCTAAATGTCTAGTTGTAACGGGTCCAACTATAAATATACCATTGAAGAGTAGTTAATGATGCCATAAAGAAACAAGGTTATTGTTGTCTAACAAAAATTACACCCtttgcattaaaatatattttcattcttttggcataaaaaagaaaggaaggaaggaatgaaaagaagGTGGCATCTAAACCTTGAGGTTCtttcctccagctccttcctAAGAAAGGCCACCTGGTGGACAAAATCTGAACTGCAAACATAAGAGCATGGGCAGAGAAAGGAGTAAGTGATGCAATAACCAATACTATTTACACCAACCAACCCATAACTAGGGGAACATTAGGTTCCACCAACATATACAATAGTCTGCATGATGTTAAGGTAAGTGCCCATAAATCAGTGCTCCACAAGTTATGGTCCAATGAAATATTCGAGTGCAATCATGTTATTGGAAAAGTACTGGGACCTCTTATCAGCAAAGGAGGTAATGATTTGCTTCAGGATATTTCTCTTAAACAGGTACCTGGTACTGACATCCTGGCCAAGGCCCCAGCCAAGCTCAATCTGTAGGCCTTGACCTCTTCCTGGCTTTTAGTGCATTATAACTGAACAGTCACTGTTTTCAGCTATGAAATGGGGCTCCCCTGGTAGATTTTAATGGTAATATTCAATTCTCACTGCAGTTGCAAAAAGCTGAACAATAAACTCTCCAAGCAAACCTTTTGCATAGGCCCATTTCAGGCCACTTTAGGTGGGAGATAATGCCAACCTCAGGACATTTTAAACTTCAGGCTCTTTGAACCTGGTATTTGTAACTAAGAGGTATCCAGAAGGCAGAACAAAGTATAGATAGTATTTATAGGTCATCAGGAATGTTATCTGAAGAGAGAAAAAtcgccaggtggtagtggcacacacctttaatccaagcacttggaagcAGGAGCAAATTATCtcggagtttgagaccagcttggtctacagagttgcaggagacagccagggctggacAGAGAAACTGtcctgaaaacaaaaatcaaaacaacccaaaccaactaaccaaaccaacaaaccacTTTCAAATTAGCAGCTTAGCTGTTCTTGGAGTTCCCTGCTCTATCATCTGCCCTCTGCCACCTAGAGCTTTCTTGGTCTGAgagtctctgatttttttttttttattgctttgttaACTTTTCTTAAACTACTGCTACTCACCTCAAGATTCCAAGGGAGATGGTGAAAAGGCAGTGGAAGAGGAATAAGACAGGTAGGCAGAggcaaaataacaacagaaaaataggATACAGGATAGAAGTAAAACAACCATTTTAGTGCAGTTTTCCTCATTTGGAAACAGTGATAGAGAAATTCAGGTAGtgtgaggaaaaaagagaaaggaggaaatagGGGTTGCCCACAAGTTTGCATTTAATTGCTCACTAATTAATTAtacttcaattttttaaaaaagctgagTTTGAGACTAAGTGTAATAGTTAACATTAATGCCATCCTAACTATGGGTTGACATTGTGCTGGCTGTACCACAAACCCTGCATTACAGGCACTGTCACTAccatttacaaatgaagaaattgaGGGTTTGGCTACCTTGAATTACATTGCAGCCCAAATCTACTGACATAGAAACtaagtttattttctattatacCAGCTATTGGATAATTGTGGGTCAATAAGTGGGTTTACTGAAAAAGAAGAGGTCATAAAGTCAGAGGAATGAATTGGAGGTGTCAGATATGggcaaggaggaagaaagggtgaAGAGAAAATGCCTCTAGGATGCCAGCAAACATGGGTGGTATACAAGAGGTTCTAAGGCCAACTTCAAGTTTTAAGCATAGCTAGCTTTTTTGACATTTAGGGATGGGGAAAGTATTCAAACTGTCCCTAAGAGCTTTAGAAGAGGGTCATGTTCATTCAGATCAATTCAAAACATAGTTGTGAATTCCTTAAAGTCATGTCAGTTTAAGAAACGGGAACCACTAATCTAACTTGGTAGTTCCAGaaaggaatgaatatatatatatagttccaGAGCACACACTATTCCAAATAAAATGTGTAGTCTTGTAATAGCAATTACAATTTAATCAAACCTCAAAGTTTTGGGCCCCCACTCACTGGAATCCTTAATTAAATCTccctgtttttttcttattcttgttgTACCCAGTTTTTAAAATGCGATCAGTAAGAAAACAAGCTGTGCTGGGCAttatggcacatgcttttaatcccaagaggcaggagcagaggcagggatgtttctgtgagtgcaaggccagcctggtgtacaaagtcagagctacacagtaaaactttgtcaaaggagaaggaaggagaaagcttATAccaggaagttttttttttttttttttttttttttttttttggatccaCTATCCTGTAGATTCAACCTACACATAGACCAGTCTCTCTTTTTGTATATGCCCATAGTTCTGTTAAATGAAAAGTAGGTTTTATCTCAGTTTCCAAAGAATGACAGAACCCCAGTGTGGGATGAAGGAAAACAACTAACCTAAATGTCTCTATACAAAGATTTTTCTAATAACAAGGACAAGGAAGAttgaaggaaggggaagaaccTAAATAGTTAACCTTCTAGTTAACTCTGAGCACACTAGAAAATTCTTGGAGTGGGGTAGAAGATTGCAGAGTACGTTATACCCATTATCTGGTCTAATACTTCTGAGTAAAGTGCTGATCATATCCGTGTGTCCTATGCAAGTGGACTCCATAAAGGAACTAGTAACCTAAGGCTTCAACAGTCCAGCAACATCaatattgagaaatatt from the Mastomys coucha isolate ucsf_1 chromosome X, UCSF_Mcou_1, whole genome shotgun sequence genome contains:
- the Tsc22d3 gene encoding TSC22 domain family protein 3 isoform X2; protein product: MDLVKNHLMYAVREEVEILKEQIRELVEKNSQLERENTLLKTLASPEQLEKFQSRLSPEEPAPEAPETPETPEAPGGSAV
- the Tsc22d3 gene encoding TSC22 domain family protein 3 isoform X1 — its product is MNTEMYQTPMEVAVYQLHNFSISFFSSLLGGDVVSVKLDNSASGASVVALDNKIEQAMDLVKNHLMYAVREEVEILKEQIRELVEKNSQLERENTLLKTLASPEQLEKFQSRLSPEEPAPEAPETPETPEAPGGSAV